Genomic window (Candidatus Polarisedimenticolia bacterium):
GTATCAGGCGGAGAAGGCGCGCGGCGTCATCGCGCGCATGGAGCGCTTCGAGCCGAAGCTCGCGCCCTTCTATCGGGCCCGGCTGGAGCTGTTCCGCGGCAAGGCCTATGCGCAGGAGAGCCGCTTCGAGGACGCGATCCCCTGCTACGAAAGCTCGCTCTCATTGGACCCCGCGAATGTCCAGAGCCATCTCGAGCTGGCGGAGGCCTACCTGCAAGAGGGCCAGCCGCAGAAGGCGATCGCCCGCTTGCACTTCGTTCTGTCCCGCTCCCTGCCGGTCCCCCGGGAAATTGCCGCTCCCGGAGAGATCCATTACAGCCTGGGGCGCGCTTACGAGGCGCTCGGGGACCGCGAGCGTGCCCTGGCCGAGTATCTTCGCGCCTCCTCGGAAGACCCGGGAAATGCCCTGCTCTCCGAGAAGGCCACCACGCTCACGCGGGGGCTGTGAGAGCGATGCCCGACGCGCCTCCGTCGTTGCCGCGCGGCCTGAGCCTGTGGTGGGCCGATCTCCCGACACGCCGCACGCTGTGGGTTCTCTGCCTCACCTCGGTCCTGGCGGTCGTCTGCGGGGTGGTGCAGATGATGGCGCTGAACCAGTTCCCGATCCTGCTGCCCCTCGGAATCCTCCTTGGCACCGCCTACTTCCTGCTGGCCATGTCCCGCAATCTCGGGGCGCTGCTGATCTTTCTGCTGACCTTCGCGGAATTCTTCGGCCTGCTGCAGGAATCCAGCGAAGTCAACGGCATCAAGCTCATCGACATCCTCACCGCCCTGCTGGTCGTGCCGCTCGTGATCCAGATCCTTCGCAGCGGCTTCCCGTTCCATGGGGCGGTGGGGCGGCGCATGCGGCGGGCGACCCTGATCCTTCTC
Coding sequences:
- a CDS encoding tetratricopeptide repeat protein, with product YQAEKARGVIARMERFEPKLAPFYRARLELFRGKAYAQESRFEDAIPCYESSLSLDPANVQSHLELAEAYLQEGQPQKAIARLHFVLSRSLPVPREIAAPGEIHYSLGRAYEALGDRERALAEYLRASSEDPGNALLSEKATTLTRGL